The window cacaaaattttgccagatgttgtggggaatgtagtgacatcAAATACGTGTTTTACAGCCATtagttatcatcaaaacgaaactacactctcatatatttgcattcaaaaTGAAAttcagaaacaaaaacaaaaataaggttatgaatctagaaaaataaaaaagcggctaaaaatactcgaacaataaaagcaagtcgttataaaagcagcaacgttttgtagctagtagtgagatagtagcccaaacatgattctagatgtacctaattacaatattaaataaaaacaagtattgtagtggtatttaaacaggcacaacaattcacatgtgaaggtattacttatcctcagatctaaaagtacaaaattcacctttaaaaatagtaaaatgttatttttggcatctaaactgcttcgaacgggaaaACGCCTTAAGGAATTCTTGATCGTAGGGCCGTTTTCTATTTATCTTCCCGAAAattggcctaatctgcaattgaaaattattcgaaaaattctccacaaaattttgccagattttgtggggaatgtagtgacttcaaaaagTTTCCGGTTGAGGATTCAGCTATAAATACCACCAACCTTTTGTTTGTCCTTAGACAACGTCGTTTTTGGGGTGATAAAAATATCGGTGAGGTATCTATCCCGGTTCGTGAACTTGTAGAATTAGACACCCATTCAGGAACCAGTGAACACGTGGTCGACTACCAGGTGAAAACGGTTAGAGGAAAATCTGTTGGCACGTTTACATTTTCGCACCAATTCATAGAGAAGCCATTTCCTGCACGAGATTCAACCGGAACATCCGGTAGTAATCATCCACCGGGCCCTGCATACATGATAATTCAACAAGGAATGCCTGGTTACCAGTCACCGTACTCTACAACACCCCAAGGGTATGTAAACTACCTTAGAGCAGGGTACGGTAACGGGTGGTACCCACAAACAACTCCACCTGGGGGATATGCATATCCCCACCCCAACAAATGGGTTATAATCAACAGCGGTGATCAACGGAGCAATAAGGTGGCTTTGGATACGGTAAGTTTGGGCTACGAAAAGGGGCAGGTATGGTCGAAGAACATGTTGCgatatataacgattttcatttgtCTATATCAGAAGAATCATATTAAAGAAGACCTTAAAATTATTATATCATGAAGTAATACTAATTTGATTTGATCTTGTTTGAATCCTCATTAACTTGTTGGCATTTCATCATTAATGATTGGTTTGTAACCATATATAATGTATTTTTATTGATAAACAACATTTAGCAAAGATAGTATTTGTTGGTTCTAAATGCAATATCTTATCTGATGGCATAAAAGTAGAAAGACTGGCATTGTTGCTTTtaataatcttaattaattaaCACAATTTGACATAAAATCCTTAGTAAATTGACCAGCTGTTTGATGGGAAGGACCTTAATTCATACAATCTTAATTCATACAATCTTGGTCAATATCAAGCTTGAGAAATTTGTACTTTGTGCATTAAATATTGTGACTAGCTGTTTGATGGGAAGGACCTTCCCCAAACTACTTATTCTCCATGCATTCTTCTTTTTCATGAACATGCAAATCATCATCAATGGTAATAGCCACAGTTTTTGTGCCGTTTGGACCCTGCAATATGTTCTCGTGCACCTGTCGATGCTCATCGATGTGCACCATTTCTTCTTTTTCTGTCGTTTTACTGCATTTAATTTTCTTAAAGAAGTAACAAGAGGCAAACACTATCGGTACAAGGAAGAATACACAACCAAACGAAATGAAAACTATGAATACGATGGTCTTCATTATCGAAATCTGTTTGATGAGATTGTTTAGTATTTGAGTATTTTTTAGATGGATTTGATGTGAAAATATAAGTTTTGTGGGTTGCTATTTGTAGTAGAGATAAAATCAGGTTTGTGACTATATTGGTGGACTAGTGCATAACTTCTAAGTTTTAATAAACTTGTCTTGCACCCATAAATAGTGTGTATTGTAAAACACCTCTAAAGATTTAGTCATGAATTGAAGTGCACTTTTTATTCTATTGTCCATTTATTAACACATGTTTCATAAATGATTAACATATACATTTTCATCACTTGAGAAAAATGAAACAAATTACAAATAAAATGAAATCTTTGAAAGTGTTTTACAATACAATCAATTAACTTGCTTCATATGAAAGTCAAGTTTCTTGATACTTGTAAGTCATGTACTGTTTCTCAAGATGTCAACACAGCAACTACAAATAATCATCTTTCATACTTCTTTTTGCATGCCAAGCTCATCTCTAAAACCCAAAATATATATAACCAATTATATCTAAAAAATATCGAGATATTTCAACAATGGTGACTGTCATATTTGTAGTGTTTGTGTCATTTGGCTGTGTTTTCGTTTTTGCACTCTCCTTTTTCGCTTTGTGTTTTGTTTTTAAGAAGTTGAAATGCAATAAGACGGTTAAGAAGACCGAACTGGTGAATTTTGACGAGCATATGAAGATGCGAGAGAACATTGTGCAAGGTCCGAATGGCATGAAAGCTGTTTCGATTACAATTGACGAAGATGTGCATGGtgatggagaagaagaagagttcAGGAAGAGTGAGAAGCTTGAAAAAAAACTTACATCAAACACCTTGTGATGACAATGATGCACATAGTACAACTTCTCAAGCTTTAATTTGAAATTGTTGGTTTAAATAGGGCTGTTCTTATTATAACTtatgctatatctatatctatatctataatatACAGTATAATATATAATGTAATGTAACTGCATCTTAATATATTGCACTTTCTACTATCTAGttgatggaaaaaaaaaaaaaaaaaaaaaaaaaaaactgaggcAAAGAAGATAAATAAATACTGATGCATTTTACCACATTTTAAATGATACCGTAACATATACACTCTCCGTCCCAATATAAACCGACACATTTTGACTTTTAGAAGTCTTTCATTTTCAGCTTAGACTTTAAACATTtgtgtttgtgttatataatacgAGTACTTGATAAATATTATACCAATGAAAACACGTTTAGAACCTGGTCCATACACATAAATTTCATCTGATATCactatataacacaaacaaaacaTTTTGAAGCCTAAGTTGAGAACGAATGACTTTCAAAAGTCAAAACGGGACAGTGATCTCACTAAATGGAAGGATTCGATTTGAATCTTTACACTCTCTCTACTTAATGTTCAAATAGAAATCTAATCTAATATTAAACAAACAAGAAAGATTAGTAAACTACCCTCTTAATTATATTAAAGAAGAATATAACGTGTACAATCGTTACACAACATATTTAAAAAAATTTGTTATACAACAACATATTTATAAGAATTTGTTAGAACTTACAGCCTCTTCTTTCCTTTTTATACACTCCCAAAAACAGAGTCCACGCCTTCGTTTCCTGAAAATAACAAAGTCAACTGAATTAGTTTAAACATCAAGGTCAACAACCACCTAAATTCAAATTCAAAAGTGAGCTTAACTTTGAAGAAGatatacttaaaaaaaaaaaaatggaacttGGATCAGGCTTTACGATATATACTTTTATTCTATACAGATTTCTTATATTTGTAGAATTGTATCCGATATGTTTAGATAGTAAGGAGGTTTGACTTGAAAAGAGACGAAAAGTCAACTTACCACGGTCAAATTTCATAGATATGAGAAGAGGATTTCATTCCATGCATCAGGGACACCAGGCAAACACCAATGGCTACAATCAGGAACCGTTGGATTATCACTCCATGTGCCAACATGTGCATCACTACGGTACGAGCCCATTGGAGTCACATGCATTGTCGTTACAGGAACCGACATATTATTCACCACTCTCTTTATAATATCCGAGAACGGACTTCTATATTCATTCTTGATTCTAGACAAGGGGGTTTTTGTAACTTTGCAAGTGTGACCTTTTTGCCCGCTGGTACACAAAAAGTTCCCCGAATCGTTAAAAAGGTCACATTTAATACTCTGAATTCATAAATAATACTTCGTAGTAAAATAGTAGTAGTCTATAgtcaattttgaggtcaaagtcaaCCAATTGATTCAAATTCGATATTCATATGACTTAACAAGACTTTTACAAAGAGATTTCAATCACTGTATTGAAGTTTCAGAACAGGTAGTAGAAAAACAAGGTTTTAATCTACAGCTTTTAATGGGTCTTAAAAGAATTCAAAATATGAAAAGCAAATAGATTTGACCTTAAAAGTCAAAGTGCATTACTTGTGTAAGATTATACCTTTGTTCAGGCGAACAAAAACACTTCAAATTTAAGTTCAATCTTCATATGACATCTATAAATTCTAAAAGAATATTACTATATTTCTCTGGAACCTATAGGTTCATAACGTTTAAACTATATTAACTGTTTGAAATACAGTAACAAACTAACGTACCTCCAATGACTGCCCTCAAAAGTCCTAAAGAACACACGGGTCCGATCTGTATCAACCATATTTTCGACCCATGAAGCCCAAGTGCGTAAAGCTGTTGTATAAGCATCCATGGTTGACATTCCAAGTTTTAGCCTTCCACCAACCTTAAAATAACAACCCCTGTACAATAAGTTAAGATAAATTAAAGGTAATAACTAAAAAAAGTACAATGTATATTCAAAACAAGAGAGTAAAATCTACTGTAACTTGCAAAAAATAGTACTAAAATGAAAACCGAACAGCCAAGAAACACTTACATTTCAAAAAGCTTTGCATGATTCCACCAATGACCTGTATTAAACACAAGAATATCTGAATTAATCCATTTTGAGCTAATACCATCCAATTCATCAAGTTTGATTGTTGACCGAACTCTCTTTGGTGCACGTTTTGGAACAGAACCAATTTGCATTAAAAAAACAGACCGGTAGAACTCAACTGTGAAATTATAAGAACTAAACCGAACAGCCAAATATCTAATCTGTTTACTAATCTTATTCCCATTCATTTCATAAACACTCCTTTTATCATCCACACCGGTCATAAGCAAACATATCATAGACTCCCATTGTGTCCTACTCAAAGAATCACCAACAAACACGGCCCGTTTTCCACGAAGCTTTTCCAAAACGACCCGTACATCGAACCTAACAATCTCACAGTTATTAGGTTTCCATCTCCATTTTAGATACTCTTTGTCTCTCCTACCATTAgctaaacaattaaaactttgttcaGCAAAAGGACATTGAGACGCAGTGTATAAAGGGTAATTTTCATCAAGAACCCATTTTCCATCATACAGATCACACACACCATTTGATTCTTTTACATCACTAATTGTGTTTTCTTCACTAACTGTGCTTTCTTCAAGATTTGCAGATGAAACAGCTCCATACAAGTATACATAACCACAAATTATAGCTAATACAATCAATAAGCAAGAACTAACTACATTGAATCTGTTAAATGACCTATAAAGAAATCTTTTAAAATGTACCCAAGTCACAATTAAAGTCCTAAAACACAAAGATGAACTCCAATGTACTTTATGAAGCATTTATATAAAATCTTTCAAAAAAGATCAAATCTTTTCAATAACCCAACATGATAAATCGAAAAAGAAACAAACTTGCAGCAAACCCTAAACCAAAATCAAGAAATTAAGCAGTTTAAAGAAACCCCAGATCCTGACCATTCAAATTATACCAGCAATGATTCTGCACAAACAGTAAGTGATGATGTAAGATCAGGTTTCAGCGATCACCATCACATATTAGCGTTGCCAGTTGTCAATTATTACCCGAATATAAGATCAaaaaataaagatttaaaatttaGACCAGAAATGGTATGATTTGGTAAGGATCTTGATGTTTTGTCAACTGGGTTGAAGTAAATCATTGTTTGAGTAAACCCGACGTTTAGAAAGGAGTAGAATTAGAGAAGAGATGGGTAGTTTGGTCATTTTAAAATATAAAGCTGGTAGCCATTGATGAAAATGGTTGAAGGTGACGTGTAAATTAATTTAATTTTGTGGAACCGACAATTGATTTTTGGTCGGAGATATTCAGGGCTATCTGGTCCGTACATCTGATGATCCGAGTATGATAATTGATAAAAAGAAATACTAGTAAAAAACACTAAAATCCTCCACCAAATTTTATCTTTATGATTATTACAGTAGAATTTTAAAGGGAACGCTCTCCTAAACGAAATTCAAATAAAGACTTTCGAATGGATATCAAATCGATCGAGGAAAAATTCGTTTCGTGGTCGCAATGGCTTAAAACCCGAGCTCTTATGATGATAACGACTGAATATTAATGTCATAGGTGTCGTTATGGAAAGTAAAttgtagttttaatgtttcgtttcTTCTTGTAGGCTAGTAATCTTACAAGTCTCCTGTACTTGTTTCCTTCTCTTGACATTTTCTCTTATGTCGCACTGTTTCTTTTCTTTAATAAaaatttttgcttttcaaaaaaaaatttatgattatgatgattacacatttttttttttttgaaaggcaagcttgcatcagtccggaccgaagcctagtcatcatttgcacacacacacgcgctttcgggcaggaaacccgaaccacactctgaggatccgaccctttaaccatcccgaggggcaggcgggccggatcttagtcccggagcgggtcggtaaaaccttccctttaggccaccttcaaggaatatatttcaattcctagagcgggtgacgaggctcgaacccgagacctctagccctgcgagtacacaagtgtaaccgcggtaccattgaagcaatgcttcgttggtaaCATCTTAATATATTGATACCCCAATTTTGCAGTCTTCTGTTTTAATAACTTCTATTTTGAAACTGGAGTTGTATAAATGTAACAACTTAACAGACGATATACCTTACGTATTTAAATATACATAAATAGGTAAGTACAATAATCAAATTATTATGAAGGGTCAGGTTTAATCATATAAAAGATGCATGAAAGTAAATTGAAATATAGCATAGAGAACACATACAACAGAATAAGAAGCCCATAAGAATCCTGAAGTTAGATCTAAAACAATATCCATCCAAATAGAAAATAATCAACACAAATCAAAAGTACATCAAATGAAGAATAAAGATGCAAAATTTCATAAACAAATTAAAAAATACCAACCTTTAATATAAAGTGCCCTAAAACTTGAAATATGTTTATCTAATTGCACACCCAGGATTCGGTCTTCATTATGCCCGGCAAACCAAACCCAAAATGCTCAATTTGGGTCTAATGAGTCTTGCATATGGATCAAACGGGTCGAGTGGTAAAGTTTCCAGTTTTTGAGATTCGCATCTCTAAAAATTGGTCCAATGAGTGTTTTTAAAAAATATTGGGTCTCAGACAAAAAAATAAGAAATGGGTCAATCGGGTTCAAATCCACCAAGTCCAACAAATAGAGACGGGTCTAACGGGTCTTGTATATGGGTCCAACGGGTTAAGCTGTAAAATTTTGAATTTTAGTTGCACGATATAATTTTTCAAAatataataaaaagtaataaaataataaaaataataaataataaaaatgataaaaaaaatatatttaaaactaaaattATTGAATAAAATGGTTCTCGACCCGACCCAACCCGTTGTGTCTTGACCCACTCAGACCCAACCCGACCCGGGTCCCAACTCAACCCGTTTGACCCATTTAAATTCTGACCCCTTTCGACCCATGACCCGTTTCAACCCAAACCCAtttgggtctcgacccaacccgacTCAACCCGACCCGTTTGCCAGGCATAGTCTTCATACACTCCGTATTCTCACGTTCGTTGCTCTTCGGGCAATCATGTTTGATGGTGTCCTCTGGGACAACCGCTGGAGTGGAAGCAGCGTTGATGGCGGCGTATGGAGCAATCGGGCGAGTAGAGTTAATGGTGGTGGTGGTAAGAAGGCAAAGAGGGTGGAGGGGAAGTAGCTGGAAAGATCGGGgttttaaaaaaaacccaaaagttACTGGTGTACTGTAGATGGTAGTGGATGTTGTGGGCAATGGGAGTGTGAGTTTTTTAAGTGAATTAGTGGTAGTGGATGTTGTGGCAATGGGAGTGTGTTTTAACGAGtgtgtttttatatattaattcaAAGGATTAATTACTAAAGGTACCATGGAAAACTTGTCTCTCAACTTTAGGTTGATAACAAATTTTGAGTT of the Rutidosis leptorrhynchoides isolate AG116_Rl617_1_P2 chromosome 5, CSIRO_AGI_Rlap_v1, whole genome shotgun sequence genome contains:
- the LOC139848471 gene encoding protein SRC2-like gives rise to the protein MYTEAYTNDFKKFPVEDSAINTTNLLFVLRQRRFWGDKNIGEVSIPVRELVELDTHSGTSEHVVDYQVKTVRGKSVGTFTFSHQFIEKPFPARDSTGTSGSNHPPGPAYMIIQQGMPGYQSPYSTTPQGYVNYLRAGYGNGWYPQTTPPGGYAYPHPNKWVIINSGDQRSNKVALDTLFDGKDLNSYNLNSYNLGQYQA
- the LOC139847843 gene encoding protein trichome berefringence-like 7 yields the protein MLHKVHWSSSLCFRTLIVTWVHFKRFLYRSFNRFNVVSSCLLIVLAIICGYVYLYGAVSSANLEESTVSEENTISDVKESNGVCDLYDGKWVLDENYPLYTASQCPFAEQSFNCLANGRRDKEYLKWRWKPNNCEIVRFDVRVVLEKLRGKRAVFVGDSLSRTQWESMICLLMTGVDDKRSVYEMNGNKISKQIRYLAVRFSSYNFTVEFYRSVFLMQIGSVPKRAPKRVRSTIKLDELDGISSKWINSDILVFNTGHWWNHAKLFEMGCYFKVGGRLKLGMSTMDAYTTALRTWASWVENMVDTDRTRVFFRTFEGSHWSGQKGHTCKVTKTPLSRIKNEYRSPFSDIIKRVVNNMSVPVTTMHVTPMGSYRSDAHVGTWSDNPTVPDCSHWCLPGVPDAWNEILFSYL